Proteins found in one Siniperca chuatsi isolate FFG_IHB_CAS linkage group LG22, ASM2008510v1, whole genome shotgun sequence genomic segment:
- the LOC122869977 gene encoding dynactin subunit 1-like isoform X9 has protein sequence MSSAGTVESGKPPKIGSIVEVIGKGQRGTVAYIGATLFASGKWVGVILNEAKGKNDGTVQGKRYFTCEENHGIFVRQSQIQVVEDGSSATSPDTPESGTAKIPRQKDIPETPKTTKQTLVNVKKASRESLSSSLSGDVSETGFSSHQGALGAPVMPQPSGSPAAMAAPVPATPSKVEPAISKQEEESLRAQVKDLEEKLETLKMKRTEDKAKLKELEKHKIQLEQLQEWKNKMQEQQAELQKQLKEAKKEAREAQESKDRYMEEMADTADAIEMATLDKEMAEERAESLQVEVDTLKEKVEELSMDLEILRHEISEKGSDGAASSYHVKQLEEQNGRLKEALVRMRDLSSSEKQEHVKLQKQMEKKNSELETLRTQKEKLQDEIKQAEATIDELKEQVDAALGSEEMVETLTERNLDLEEKVRELRETVTDLEAINEMNDELQENARETEMELREQLDLSGAKVREADKRVEAAQETVADYQHTISKYRELTAGLQEANRELISQQNANVEQVQQPPAELFDFKIKFAETKAYAKAIEMELRKMEVAQSNRQVSLLTSFMPDSFLRHGGDHDCILVLLLIPRLICKAELISKQAQEKFDLNGNLVQGTGLRGPPGEQRSFASGLVYSLNLLQATLHKYEQALNTCSVEVFKRMGTLYSEMSFHERSLDYFIDLLHKDQLDETVQVEPLTKAIKYYQQLHSVHLADHTEDCTVQLADHIKFTQSALDCMGVEVARLRAFLAAGQESSGFAVLLKDLDTSCSDIRQFCKKIRRRMPGTDVVGVPAALNFEPQVAETLTECRRQQTRVVAVLQEVAAAGAQMVAPLAEQEGLNALKLEDIACKAVEQVYGSHGLNGPECLRQSCSSVIITMNKMATAMQEGEYDADKPQGKTPPVEIRASTVRAEMTDAEGLGVKLEDRETVIKELKKSLKIKGEELSEANVRLSLLEKKLDTSTKDADERVEKIQTKLDENLALLKKKEKEFEETMDALQADIDQLEAEKAELKQRINNQSKMTIEGLRGPPATGIASIVQGSAGAGLPPSLAGPVQVVDSPLLRQQVEAQRLGIKHLKNENNRLKAEKIRAQLASLPPLCPPKLPQVSKESSTPPDGLNTGIYRRTDQLLATLLKLSAEVKVVDVTGKTAVSASAQLLEQTARLQNLSNALDKLKGEVAEHVVSYQPGAKASSDFATFPVSSFVKAKEEKQGGTVFVGRVAIPCTRGQEQVHRLVLSQQQLQQVHRLLMA, from the exons ATGAGCAGCGCAGGAACGGTGGAGAGTGGTAAACCTCCAAAG ATTGGCTCTATAGTGGAGGTGATAGGGAAGGGTCAGCGTGGCACTGTTGCCTATATTGGCGCCACCCTCTTTGCCTCTGGGAAATGGGTGGGCGTCATACTGAATGAGGCCAAAGGCAAGAACGATGGCACCGTGCAGGGGAAACGCTACTTCACCTGTGAGGAAAATCACGGGATATTTGTGAGACAGTCCCAG ATCCAGGTGGTGGAAGATGGCTCCAGTGCCACCTCACCAGATACCCCTGAATCAGGCACTGCAAAGATACCCAGACAAAAAG ACATTCCTGAGACTCCCAAAACAACCAAGCAG ACACTTGTGAACGTTAAGAAG GCGTCTCGTGAGAGCCTGTCGTCCTCTCTGTCTGGAGATGTCAGTGAGACAGGCTTTTCCTCCCACCAGGGTGCACTGGGGGCCCCTGTCATGCCTCAGCCCAGCGGGTCGCCTGCAGCAATGGCAGCCCCGGTCCCGGCCACTCCAAGCAAG GTGGAACCTGCCATTTCCAAGCAG GAGGAGGAATCACTGCGAGCTCAGGTCAAGGACCTGGAAGAGAAGCTCGAAACGCTGAAGATGAAGCGGACAGAGGACAAGGCCAAGCTGAAGGAGCTTGAGAAGCACAAGATCCAGCTGGAGCAGCTTCAGGAGTGGAAGAACAAAATGCAGGAGCAGCAGGCTGAGCTGCAGAAACAACTCAAAGAGGCCAAGAAG GAAGCCCGTGAGGCACAGGAGTCTAAGGACCGCTACATGGAAGAGATGGCCGACACGGCAGACGCCATAGAGATGGCCACGCTGGACAAAGAGATGGCTGAAGAGCGGGCAGAGTCACTGCAAGTGGAGGTGGACACACTGAAAGAGAAAGTGGAGGAGCTCTCCATGGACCTGGAGATCCTTAGACATGAGATTTCAGAGAAAG GCTCAGATGGAGCTGCCTCAAGTTACCATGTCAAACAGCTAGAGGAGCAGAATGGCAGACTAAAGGAGGCGTTGGTTCG GATGCGTGACCTGTCTTCTTCAGAGAAGCAGGAGCATGTGAAGCTGCAGAAGCAGATGGAGAAGAAGAACTCTGAGCTGGAGACTCTGAGGACTCAAAAGGAAAAACTGCAGGACGAGATAAAGCAGGCGGAGGCCACTATCGATGAACTGAAGGAGCAG GTGGATGCTGCACTGGGGTCAGAGGAGATGGTGGAGACCCTGACAGAGAGAAACCTTGACCTGGAGGAGAAAGTCAGAGAGCTGAGAGAAACAGTCACTGATTTG GAGGCCATCAACGAAATGAACGATGAGCTCCAGGAGAATGCCCGGGAGACAGAAATGGAGCTGAGGGAGCAGTTGGACCTGAGTGGAGCAAAGGTCAGAGAGGCTGACAAAAGGGTGGAGGCTGCCCAGGAGACTGTAGCTGATTACCAGCACACCATAAGCAAATACAGAGAGCTCACTGCAGGGCTACAG GAGGCCAACAGAGAGCTGATCAGCCAGCAGAATGCAAATGTTGAACAAGTTCAGCAACCCCCTGCTGAATTATTTGACTTCAAGATTAAGTTTGCAGAGACCAAGGCTTATGCCAAG GCCATTGAGATGGAGCTGAGGAAAATGGAAGTGGCTCAGTCAAACAGACAGGTAtccctcctcacctccttcatGCCGGACTCCTTCCTGCGTCACGGTGGAGATCACGACTGTATTCTGGTCCTTCTGCTCATCCCCAGGCTCATCTGCAAG GCTGAGCTGATCAGTAAACAGGCCCAGGAGAAGTTTGACTTGAATGGGAACTTGGTCCAGGGGACGGGGCTCAGAGGGCCTCCAGGAGAACAGCGCAGCTTTGCCTCAGGACTGGTGTACTCCCTCAACCTGCTGCAGGCCACTCTGCATAAATATGAACA GGCTCTGAATACCTGCAGCGTGGAGGTTTTTAAGCGCATGGGTACGCTCTACTCTGAAATGAGCTTCCATGAGCGCTCTCTGGATTATTTCATCGACCTGCTGCATAAAGATCAGCTAGATGAGACTGTTCAGGTGGAACCTCTGACTAAAGCCATTAAGTACTATCAG CAACTGCACAGTGTCCATCTGGCAGATCACACTGAAGACTGCACAGTGCAGCTGGCTGACCACATTAAG TTTACCCAGAGTGCCCTGGACTGCATGGGAGTGGAGGTAGCTCGTCTGAGGGCGTTCCTGGCAGCAGGTCAGGAGAGCTCTGGCTTCGCTGTCCTTCTAAAGGACCTGGACACTTCCTGTTCTGATATCAGACAGTTCTGTAAGAAGATCCGCCGTCGCATGCCCGGAACAGACGTAGTTGGAGTACCTGCTGCTCTCAATTTTGAACCACAG GTGGCAGAGACGCTGACGGAGTGCAGGCGCCAGCAGACCCGTGTGGTGGCTGTGCTGCAGGAGGTGGCTGCCGCTGGAGCTCAGATGGTCGCTCCACTGGCAGAACAGGAGGGCCTCAATGCTCTCAAACTGGAGGATATCGCCTGCAAGGCTGTGGAGCAG GTGTATGGCTCTCATGGCCTGAACGGCCCAGAGTGTCTGCGTCAGTCCTGCAGCTCTGTCATCATTACCATGAACAAGATGGCCACGGCCATGCAGGAAGGGGAGTATGATGCTGACAAACCACAGGGAAAG ACTCCTCCAGTGGAGATAAGAGCATCCACTGTCAGGGCAGAGATGACTGACGCTGAGGGTCTAGGAGTTAAACTAGAAGACAGAGAGACGGTCATCAAGGAGCTCAAAAAGTCCCTCAAGATCAAG GGTGAGGAGCTGAGTGAGGCCAACGTCCGTCTGAGCCTGCTGGAGAAAAAGCTGGACACCTCCACTAAAGACGCAGATGAACGAGTGGAGAAGATTCAGACAAAACTGGACGAGAACCTCGCCCtgctgaagaagaaagaaaa GGAGTTTGAGGAGACGATGGATGCTCTGCAGGCTGATATTGACCAGCTGGAGGCGGAGAAAGCAGAGCTGAAACAACGCATTAATAACCAATCGAAGATGACCATCGAAGGCCTGAGAGGCCCACCTGCCACCGGAATTGCCTCCATTGTTCAGGGATCTGCAGGAG CAGGTCTGCCTCCATCCCTGGCAGGACCAGTACAGGTGGTGGACTCCCCTCTCCTCAGGCAGCAGGTTGAAGCCCAGAGACTGGGCATTAAACACCTCAAGAATGAAAACAACAGACTTAAG GCGGAGAAAATAAGAGCCCAGCTGGCCTCCCTGCCTCCACTCTGCCCTCCCAAACTGCCACAAGTGTCCAAAGAAAGCTCCACGCCACCGGATGGACTAAACACAGGCATCTATCGCAGGACTGACCAACTGCTGGCAACCCTGCTCAAGCTGAGTGCAGAGGTTAAAGTGGTGGACGTCACCGGGAAgacagcag TTAGTGCCAGTGCCCAGCTGCTGGAGCAGACAGCTCGACTGCAGAACCTCAGTAATGCTCTGGACAAACTCAAG ggAGAAGTAGCTGAACATGTAGTCTCATATCAGCCTGGAGCAAAGGCTTCCTCTGACTTCGCCACCTTCCCAGTCTCCTCCTTTGTTAAG GCCAAGGAAGAGAAGCAGGGAGGAACAGTGTTTGTAGGTCGTGTTGCCATTCCATGCACCCGCGGACAGGAACAAGTCCACCGTCTCGTCCTATCACAGCAACAGCTGCAGCAAGTGCACCGCCTCCTCATGGCTTAA
- the LOC122869977 gene encoding dynactin subunit 1-like isoform X8: MSSAGTVESGKPPKIGSIVEVIGKGQRGTVAYIGATLFASGKWVGVILNEAKGKNDGTVQGKRYFTCEENHGIFVRQSQIQVVEDGSSATSPDTPESGTAKIPRQKDIPETPKTTKQSSTRRSAKASRESLSSSLSGDVSETGFSSHQGALGAPVMPQPSGSPAAMAAPVPATPSKVEPAISKQEEESLRAQVKDLEEKLETLKMKRTEDKAKLKELEKHKIQLEQLQEWKNKMQEQQAELQKQLKEAKKEAREAQESKDRYMEEMADTADAIEMATLDKEMAEERAESLQVEVDTLKEKVEELSMDLEILRHEISEKGSDGAASSYHVKQLEEQNGRLKEALVRMRDLSSSEKQEHVKLQKQMEKKNSELETLRTQKEKLQDEIKQAEATIDELKEQVDAALGSEEMVETLTERNLDLEEKVRELRETVTDLEAINEMNDELQENARETEMELREQLDLSGAKVREADKRVEAAQETVADYQHTISKYRELTAGLQEANRELISQQNANVEQVQQPPAELFDFKIKFAETKAYAKAIEMELRKMEVAQSNRQVSLLTSFMPDSFLRHGGDHDCILVLLLIPRLICKAELISKQAQEKFDLNGNLVQGTGLRGPPGEQRSFASGLVYSLNLLQATLHKYEQALNTCSVEVFKRMGTLYSEMSFHERSLDYFIDLLHKDQLDETVQVEPLTKAIKYYQQLHSVHLADHTEDCTVQLADHIKFTQSALDCMGVEVARLRAFLAAGQESSGFAVLLKDLDTSCSDIRQFCKKIRRRMPGTDVVGVPAALNFEPQVAETLTECRRQQTRVVAVLQEVAAAGAQMVAPLAEQEGLNALKLEDIACKAVEQVYGSHGLNGPECLRQSCSSVIITMNKMATAMQEGEYDADKPQGKTPPVEIRASTVRAEMTDAEGLGVKLEDRETVIKELKKSLKIKGEELSEANVRLSLLEKKLDTSTKDADERVEKIQTKLDENLALLKKKEKEFEETMDALQADIDQLEAEKAELKQRINNQSKMTIEGLRGPPATGIASIVQGSAGAGLPPSLAGPVQVVDSPLLRQQVEAQRLGIKHLKNENNRLKAEKIRAQLASLPPLCPPKLPQVSKESSTPPDGLNTGIYRRTDQLLATLLKLSAEVKVVDVTGKTAVSASAQLLEQTARLQNLSNALDKLKGEVAEHVVSYQPGAKASSDFATFPVSSFVKAKEEKQGGTVFVGRVAIPCTRGQEQVHRLVLSQQQLQQVHRLLMA, translated from the exons ATGAGCAGCGCAGGAACGGTGGAGAGTGGTAAACCTCCAAAG ATTGGCTCTATAGTGGAGGTGATAGGGAAGGGTCAGCGTGGCACTGTTGCCTATATTGGCGCCACCCTCTTTGCCTCTGGGAAATGGGTGGGCGTCATACTGAATGAGGCCAAAGGCAAGAACGATGGCACCGTGCAGGGGAAACGCTACTTCACCTGTGAGGAAAATCACGGGATATTTGTGAGACAGTCCCAG ATCCAGGTGGTGGAAGATGGCTCCAGTGCCACCTCACCAGATACCCCTGAATCAGGCACTGCAAAGATACCCAGACAAAAAG ACATTCCTGAGACTCCCAAAACAACCAAGCAG tcCTCTACCCGCCGCTCTGCCAAG GCGTCTCGTGAGAGCCTGTCGTCCTCTCTGTCTGGAGATGTCAGTGAGACAGGCTTTTCCTCCCACCAGGGTGCACTGGGGGCCCCTGTCATGCCTCAGCCCAGCGGGTCGCCTGCAGCAATGGCAGCCCCGGTCCCGGCCACTCCAAGCAAG GTGGAACCTGCCATTTCCAAGCAG GAGGAGGAATCACTGCGAGCTCAGGTCAAGGACCTGGAAGAGAAGCTCGAAACGCTGAAGATGAAGCGGACAGAGGACAAGGCCAAGCTGAAGGAGCTTGAGAAGCACAAGATCCAGCTGGAGCAGCTTCAGGAGTGGAAGAACAAAATGCAGGAGCAGCAGGCTGAGCTGCAGAAACAACTCAAAGAGGCCAAGAAG GAAGCCCGTGAGGCACAGGAGTCTAAGGACCGCTACATGGAAGAGATGGCCGACACGGCAGACGCCATAGAGATGGCCACGCTGGACAAAGAGATGGCTGAAGAGCGGGCAGAGTCACTGCAAGTGGAGGTGGACACACTGAAAGAGAAAGTGGAGGAGCTCTCCATGGACCTGGAGATCCTTAGACATGAGATTTCAGAGAAAG GCTCAGATGGAGCTGCCTCAAGTTACCATGTCAAACAGCTAGAGGAGCAGAATGGCAGACTAAAGGAGGCGTTGGTTCG GATGCGTGACCTGTCTTCTTCAGAGAAGCAGGAGCATGTGAAGCTGCAGAAGCAGATGGAGAAGAAGAACTCTGAGCTGGAGACTCTGAGGACTCAAAAGGAAAAACTGCAGGACGAGATAAAGCAGGCGGAGGCCACTATCGATGAACTGAAGGAGCAG GTGGATGCTGCACTGGGGTCAGAGGAGATGGTGGAGACCCTGACAGAGAGAAACCTTGACCTGGAGGAGAAAGTCAGAGAGCTGAGAGAAACAGTCACTGATTTG GAGGCCATCAACGAAATGAACGATGAGCTCCAGGAGAATGCCCGGGAGACAGAAATGGAGCTGAGGGAGCAGTTGGACCTGAGTGGAGCAAAGGTCAGAGAGGCTGACAAAAGGGTGGAGGCTGCCCAGGAGACTGTAGCTGATTACCAGCACACCATAAGCAAATACAGAGAGCTCACTGCAGGGCTACAG GAGGCCAACAGAGAGCTGATCAGCCAGCAGAATGCAAATGTTGAACAAGTTCAGCAACCCCCTGCTGAATTATTTGACTTCAAGATTAAGTTTGCAGAGACCAAGGCTTATGCCAAG GCCATTGAGATGGAGCTGAGGAAAATGGAAGTGGCTCAGTCAAACAGACAGGTAtccctcctcacctccttcatGCCGGACTCCTTCCTGCGTCACGGTGGAGATCACGACTGTATTCTGGTCCTTCTGCTCATCCCCAGGCTCATCTGCAAG GCTGAGCTGATCAGTAAACAGGCCCAGGAGAAGTTTGACTTGAATGGGAACTTGGTCCAGGGGACGGGGCTCAGAGGGCCTCCAGGAGAACAGCGCAGCTTTGCCTCAGGACTGGTGTACTCCCTCAACCTGCTGCAGGCCACTCTGCATAAATATGAACA GGCTCTGAATACCTGCAGCGTGGAGGTTTTTAAGCGCATGGGTACGCTCTACTCTGAAATGAGCTTCCATGAGCGCTCTCTGGATTATTTCATCGACCTGCTGCATAAAGATCAGCTAGATGAGACTGTTCAGGTGGAACCTCTGACTAAAGCCATTAAGTACTATCAG CAACTGCACAGTGTCCATCTGGCAGATCACACTGAAGACTGCACAGTGCAGCTGGCTGACCACATTAAG TTTACCCAGAGTGCCCTGGACTGCATGGGAGTGGAGGTAGCTCGTCTGAGGGCGTTCCTGGCAGCAGGTCAGGAGAGCTCTGGCTTCGCTGTCCTTCTAAAGGACCTGGACACTTCCTGTTCTGATATCAGACAGTTCTGTAAGAAGATCCGCCGTCGCATGCCCGGAACAGACGTAGTTGGAGTACCTGCTGCTCTCAATTTTGAACCACAG GTGGCAGAGACGCTGACGGAGTGCAGGCGCCAGCAGACCCGTGTGGTGGCTGTGCTGCAGGAGGTGGCTGCCGCTGGAGCTCAGATGGTCGCTCCACTGGCAGAACAGGAGGGCCTCAATGCTCTCAAACTGGAGGATATCGCCTGCAAGGCTGTGGAGCAG GTGTATGGCTCTCATGGCCTGAACGGCCCAGAGTGTCTGCGTCAGTCCTGCAGCTCTGTCATCATTACCATGAACAAGATGGCCACGGCCATGCAGGAAGGGGAGTATGATGCTGACAAACCACAGGGAAAG ACTCCTCCAGTGGAGATAAGAGCATCCACTGTCAGGGCAGAGATGACTGACGCTGAGGGTCTAGGAGTTAAACTAGAAGACAGAGAGACGGTCATCAAGGAGCTCAAAAAGTCCCTCAAGATCAAG GGTGAGGAGCTGAGTGAGGCCAACGTCCGTCTGAGCCTGCTGGAGAAAAAGCTGGACACCTCCACTAAAGACGCAGATGAACGAGTGGAGAAGATTCAGACAAAACTGGACGAGAACCTCGCCCtgctgaagaagaaagaaaa GGAGTTTGAGGAGACGATGGATGCTCTGCAGGCTGATATTGACCAGCTGGAGGCGGAGAAAGCAGAGCTGAAACAACGCATTAATAACCAATCGAAGATGACCATCGAAGGCCTGAGAGGCCCACCTGCCACCGGAATTGCCTCCATTGTTCAGGGATCTGCAGGAG CAGGTCTGCCTCCATCCCTGGCAGGACCAGTACAGGTGGTGGACTCCCCTCTCCTCAGGCAGCAGGTTGAAGCCCAGAGACTGGGCATTAAACACCTCAAGAATGAAAACAACAGACTTAAG GCGGAGAAAATAAGAGCCCAGCTGGCCTCCCTGCCTCCACTCTGCCCTCCCAAACTGCCACAAGTGTCCAAAGAAAGCTCCACGCCACCGGATGGACTAAACACAGGCATCTATCGCAGGACTGACCAACTGCTGGCAACCCTGCTCAAGCTGAGTGCAGAGGTTAAAGTGGTGGACGTCACCGGGAAgacagcag TTAGTGCCAGTGCCCAGCTGCTGGAGCAGACAGCTCGACTGCAGAACCTCAGTAATGCTCTGGACAAACTCAAG ggAGAAGTAGCTGAACATGTAGTCTCATATCAGCCTGGAGCAAAGGCTTCCTCTGACTTCGCCACCTTCCCAGTCTCCTCCTTTGTTAAG GCCAAGGAAGAGAAGCAGGGAGGAACAGTGTTTGTAGGTCGTGTTGCCATTCCATGCACCCGCGGACAGGAACAAGTCCACCGTCTCGTCCTATCACAGCAACAGCTGCAGCAAGTGCACCGCCTCCTCATGGCTTAA